TGGCAGCTGATCGATATCCAGGCCGCGGGCGGCGATATCAGTCGCTACCAGCACGCGCAATTCATTCGCCTTGAAATCGGCCAAGGCCTTGGTGCGCGCATTCTGGCTCTTGTTTCCGTGGATCGCCGCGGCAGACAAGCCGTTCTTGTCGAGATACTCGGCGAGGCGATTCGCCCCGTGCTTGGTCCGGGTGAAGACCAGGACCTGTTCCCACGCGCCCTGAGTGATCAGGTGGGCGACCAATGCACGCTTGTGACCGGCCGGGACGCGATAGACTTTCTGCGCGATACGCTCGACGGTGGTGTTCGGCGGGGTGACTTCGATCCGTGCCGGGTTGTTCAGCAGACGGTTGGCCAGCTCGGTAATGTCCTTGGAGAACGTAGCCGAGAACAGCAGGCTTTGACGCTTGGTCGGCAGCTTGGCGATGACTTTCTTCACATCGTGAATGAAGCCCATGTCGAGCATGCGGTCAGCTTCGTCGAGAACAAGCGTCTCGACTTTGGAGAGATCGACGGCGCGTTGACCGACTAGGTCGAGCAGTCGGCCGGGGCAGGCGACGAGAATATCGAGACCCGGTGCAATGGCGCGGATCTGCGGATTCGGGCCAACGCCACCGAAGACGCAGGCGCTTTTCAACGGCAGTTCCTTGCCGTAAGCCAGGATGCTGGCGTGTACCTGCGCCGCGAGTTCGCGCGTGGGTGTGAGCACCAGTACGCGGACTTGCTTGGGCGTGCGGCGATAGGACGCATCCGCTTCGCCATTGGGAAACAGTTTTTCCAGAATCGGCAACGAGAAGCCGGCGGTCTTGCCGGTGCCTGTCTGCGCGGCGACCATCAGGTCGCGTCCTTCCAGGACGGCCGGTACGGCCTGTGCCTGAACGGGGGTAGGAGTGGTATAGCCAGTGGCTGCCACGGCGCGCACCAGCGCGTCGGACAGGCCGAGAGAAGCAAAGGACATTCAGATAACCCTGTGATGGCCAATGCCCGGTCAGAAGAAGTCTGAGCCCGGTTGGCCTGTGATGAAGAGCGCGGAGTATAACAGAAAGGTCGCCTGCGCGCGGATTCGTCGGGGCCGGCGGTCAGGGCAGGACGGTGCCCTGTGCTCCGGCATCGACCGCTTCGCCGTAGCGTTGCAGGATCGCTGCGTACTCTGCGGTTTGCTTGAAGGCGCGCAGCGCGGGGCCGAACGATTGGGCGAGTTTCTCCAGTGAATCGGAACGGTGAAACGCGAGATACAGTTTGCCGCTGCTGAGCGCCGTGGAGTGATGTGCCAGCTGGTCGGCTATGCCCAGCTGCTGAGCAAGATACAGCCCTACGCGACGATCCATCGCGACCATGTCGAGTCTGCCGCGTATCAGCTTCAACAGGTTGGCTTCGAAACTCGGCGCTGGTTCACGTATGAAGTGGGTCGCCTCGGTAAATTCGGCGCTGCTATAGGTGTAGCCGGGTGCGACGCCGATCGTCAGCCCGCTCAGGTCGGCCAGGCTGTCGAATGGATGGGGGCGGTCGCGGTGATAGAACAGAACGGTGTCGTTTGTCGATAGATGCTCGTCCGGGAAATACAGCGCTTCGATACGCTGCGCAGTCGGCACGATATCGAGGATGGCTTGAGCATCACCGAACTCTACAGTGCGCAGCGCGCGCTTCCAGGGGAGAAGGTCCCAGGTGACTTCATGCCCCAGCGCGCGCAGGACGTGCCCGGCTACTTCAAGATCCACCCCTGCAGGGCCGCTCCTGTCTTCGAAGACATAAGGCGGCCATGGCTCGCTGACGACTCGCAAGGCGTCGGCCAGCGAACTCGCGCTGTAGATCAGGCAGATTGTCAGCAGGCATCCAGTCAGCTTCATCAGCACTCCGTCAGGCGATAATGCCTAGCTGGTGCGCAGATTGCGCCACACCGCCAGGCTGGGTTCGGCCTGATTCAGAGTATAAAAGTGCAGGGCCGGTGCGCCACCTTTGATTAACTGCTGACACATGTCTGTGATCACATCGGTGCCGAAGGCCGCGATGCTGGCGCTGTCGTCACCGTAGGCTTCCAGCTGCTTGCGAATCCAGCGGGGGATTTCCGCGCCGCAGGCATCGGAGAAGCGCGCCAGCTTGCTGTAATTGGTGATCGGCATGATGCCCGGAATGATCGGAATCTCAACGCCGGCCTTGCGCACGCGCTCGACGAAGTAGAAGTAGCAGTCGGCATTGAAAAAGTACTGGGTGATTGCGCTGTCGGCGCCAGACCTAGCCTTGCGCACGAAGTGCTCCAGATCGGCCTCGAAGTGCCGCGCCTGGGGATGGGCTTCGGGGTAAGCGGCAACCTCGATGATGAAATGATCGCCGGTTTCCTGACGAATGAACTCGACCAGTTCGTTGGCGTAACGTAGCTCGCCGGAGGCCTGGCCCATGCCGGAAGGCAGATCGCCACGCAGCGCGACGATGCGTTTGATGCCTGCCTCACGATACTCGTTGAGCAGACTGCGCAGGTCTTCCTTGGAATCACCGACGCAGGATAGGTGCGGGGCGGTCGGCACCTTCACTTCCTGATCGAGTTGCAGCACGGTATTGCGCGTGCGGTCGCGGGTGGAACCGCCGGCACCGTAGGTAACGGAGAAAAATTCCGGGCTTTCCTGTGCCAATACGTCGGCCACGGCCATCAGCTTTTCATGGCCCGCGTCGGTCTTGGTTGGAAAGAACTCGAAGCTCACCGCTTGTGGGTTTGTTGTACTCATGATGTATCTCGTGCTCGCTTCAGTCTGCCGAGCCGGTCCTGAGTGGCGTGCGTCACGCCGCTCGGGACTGGTCGCTGGCAGCCGGAGCTGGTTTTAGTACCGGTAGGTTTCCGGCTTGAATGGACCTTCGACTTCCACACCGATGTAGTCGGCCTGCGTCTGGGTGAGACGGGTAATCACCCCGCCAAAGCCCTTGACCATCTCGGCGGCAACTTCCTCGTCGAGCTTCTTCGGCAACACCATGACCGTGACGTTCTTGGTCTTCTCGGCAACCGGCAGGTCAGCAAATTTACCGTTGAACAGGTGCATCTGCGCCAGTACCTGGTTGGCAAACGAGCCATCCATGATGCGGCTCGGGTGGCCGGTGGCGTTGCCCAGGTTCACCAGGCGACCTTCGGCGAGCAGGATCAGATAGTCGTCATTGGCGGTGTCGAGTGTTTTGCCGGTGCGGTGGATCTTGTGTACCTGCGGCTTGACCTCTTCCCAGCCCCAGTTCTTGCGCATGAAGGCGGTGTCGATCTCGTTGTCGAAGTGGCCGATGTTGCACACCAGTGCGCGCTTCTTCAGCGCCTTGAGCATGCCAGCGTCACACACGTTGGCATTGCCGGTAGTGGTCACCAGCAGGTCGATTTTGCCCAGCAGGGCGGCGTCGACGCAGCCATCGGTGCCGTCGTTGATGCCGTCCTTGTATGGGGAGACGACTTCGTAACCGTCCATGCAGGCCTGCATGGCGCAGATCGGGTCGACTTCGCTGACCTTGACGATCATGCCTTCCTGGCGCAGCGAGGCAGCCGAGCCCTTGCCCACGTCGCCGTAGCCGATGACCAGGGCCTGCTTGCCCGACAGCAGGTGATCGGTGGCGCGCTTGATGGCGTCATTGAGGCTATGGCGGCAGCCGTACTTGTTGTCGTTCTTGCTCTTGGTGACCGAGTCGTTGACGTTGATCGCCGGAATCTTCAGGGTGCCCTTCTTGAGCATGTCCTGCAGGCGATGCACGCCGGTGGTGGTTTCTTCTGTCACGCCGTGTACGCGCTCGAGTACCTGCGGATATTTGTCGTGCAGCATTTGGGTCAGGTCGCCGCCGTCATCCAGAATCATGTTGGCGTCCCATGGCTGGCCGTCCTTGAGGATGGTCTGCTCCAGGCACCATTCGTACTCTTCCTCGGTCTCGCCCTTCCAGGCGAATACCGGAATGCCCGCTGCGGCGATGGCGGCAGCGGCCTGATCCTGAGTCGAGAAGATGTTGCACGAGGACCAGCGTACTTCCGCACCCAAGGCAGTCAGCGTTTCGATCAGCACGGCGGTCTGGATGGTCATGTGGATGCAGCCAAGAATCTTCGCGCCCTGGAGCGGTTGTTCGCCGGCGTACTTGCTGCGCAGAGCCATCAGGGCCGGCATTTCCGATTCAGCGATGATGATCTCGCGGCGGCCCCAGTCGGCCAGGGAAATGTCGGCGACCTTGTAGTCGTTGAAGTCTTTATCGTTCATCACAGCACTCATGCGTGTTCTCCATTCGTAGTCAGCGAATGGGCGCGGTTGTTTCATGATTCAGTCCGGCCGAGCCTGACGAAGAGAGAGTTGCTGGGTCCGTCCCAGGGGCGAGGCCGTTCTCAATCTTCGCTGCAGCGCCCCTCGGTCGGGGTCGTTTACGGCGAACGCTCGGTGCGTCCGCTGGTCTGTCTCATCAGGCGCGTTATCATTGCGCCCGGTTTCTCTATGGAATGAAACGATGCCTCACGTCCCACTCCGCTCAATCTTTCTTCCGGCGATGCTGGTTCTCGCTGTGTCCGGCTGCAGCCGGGAAGCCGATCCGGATTCGCCGGAAGGCATGCGCCAGGCTGCGTTCAAGCAGCTTCTGTCTCACAGCGAACCAATGGCCGGCATGCTCAATGGTCGTATCGACTTCGACCCGGAGGTGTTTGCGATACATGCCCTGGCGCTGGACGAGAAGGCCGACGCGCCCTGGCACTATTTCCCCGACCCGAGCGACTCGGATCAACCTACAGCCGCGCGTGAATCGGTCTGGTCCGATGCTGACGGCTTTTCAGAGCGAGTCGAGCAGTTCCGCACCGCTACGTCACGGCTGGCGGAGGTAGCCCGCGACGGCATCGACTCGCCGGACGAAGTCCGCGAGCCGCTGCAGGCCGTGCAACAGGCCTGCAAGGCATGTCACGAAGGCTATCGCCAGTAAACCGGTTATTCCCGCTTACAGCTCGGCGCGCAGCGCCTCGACCTTGTCGGTCTTCTCCCACGGGAAGGCGGTGAAGGTTTCGCCCTTGACCGTCATCTCGAAGGGATTGCGGCCGAAGTGACCGTAGGCTGCGGTCGCGCGATACATCGGGTGCAATAGATCGAGCATGCGAGTGATGGCATACGGGCGCAGGTCGAAATGCTCGCGCACCAGCTTGATGATCTTGTCATCGGCAATTTTGCCGGTACCGAAGGTGTTGATTGATACCGAGGTCGGCTGCGCAACACCAATGGCGTATGAAACCTGAATCTCACATTTGTCAGCCAGGCCGGCGGCGACGATGTTCTT
The nucleotide sequence above comes from Halopseudomonas xinjiangensis. Encoded proteins:
- a CDS encoding substrate-binding periplasmic protein → MKLTGCLLTICLIYSASSLADALRVVSEPWPPYVFEDRSGPAGVDLEVAGHVLRALGHEVTWDLLPWKRALRTVEFGDAQAILDIVPTAQRIEALYFPDEHLSTNDTVLFYHRDRPHPFDSLADLSGLTIGVAPGYTYSSAEFTEATHFIREPAPSFEANLLKLIRGRLDMVAMDRRVGLYLAQQLGIADQLAHHSTALSSGKLYLAFHRSDSLEKLAQSFGPALRAFKQTAEYAAILQRYGEAVDAGAQGTVLP
- the metF gene encoding methylenetetrahydrofolate reductase [NAD(P)H]; its protein translation is MSTTNPQAVSFEFFPTKTDAGHEKLMAVADVLAQESPEFFSVTYGAGGSTRDRTRNTVLQLDQEVKVPTAPHLSCVGDSKEDLRSLLNEYREAGIKRIVALRGDLPSGMGQASGELRYANELVEFIRQETGDHFIIEVAAYPEAHPQARHFEADLEHFVRKARSGADSAITQYFFNADCYFYFVERVRKAGVEIPIIPGIMPITNYSKLARFSDACGAEIPRWIRKQLEAYGDDSASIAAFGTDVITDMCQQLIKGGAPALHFYTLNQAEPSLAVWRNLRTS
- the ahcY gene encoding adenosylhomocysteinase; translated protein: MSAVMNDKDFNDYKVADISLADWGRREIIIAESEMPALMALRSKYAGEQPLQGAKILGCIHMTIQTAVLIETLTALGAEVRWSSCNIFSTQDQAAAAIAAAGIPVFAWKGETEEEYEWCLEQTILKDGQPWDANMILDDGGDLTQMLHDKYPQVLERVHGVTEETTTGVHRLQDMLKKGTLKIPAINVNDSVTKSKNDNKYGCRHSLNDAIKRATDHLLSGKQALVIGYGDVGKGSAASLRQEGMIVKVSEVDPICAMQACMDGYEVVSPYKDGINDGTDGCVDAALLGKIDLLVTTTGNANVCDAGMLKALKKRALVCNIGHFDNEIDTAFMRKNWGWEEVKPQVHKIHRTGKTLDTANDDYLILLAEGRLVNLGNATGHPSRIMDGSFANQVLAQMHLFNGKFADLPVAEKTKNVTVMVLPKKLDEEVAAEMVKGFGGVITRLTQTQADYIGVEVEGPFKPETYRY
- a CDS encoding c-type cytochrome; amino-acid sequence: MPHVPLRSIFLPAMLVLAVSGCSREADPDSPEGMRQAAFKQLLSHSEPMAGMLNGRIDFDPEVFAIHALALDEKADAPWHYFPDPSDSDQPTAARESVWSDADGFSERVEQFRTATSRLAEVARDGIDSPDEVREPLQAVQQACKACHEGYRQ